The segment GAGATGCTCGAATCCCTCAAACCGGAAATTCCGCGTCTAGTCGTCCATCACCGCAGTGGTAAGCTGGGGATAGGTAGCGCCCATGCCAAAGCGATCTCCTGGGCTTTTGCGCAGAGTTACGAGATACTCGTCACGATGGATTGTGACTTTACACACTCTCCATCGGACATTCCCGCCATGCTGGAGAAAGCACAAAGCTGTGATTTGGCCGTCGGATCACGCTGGGCGAGGAAAGACAGCCTACCAGGTTGGAACTTTTTTCGCCGGATCATGACTCGCTTGGGACATTTCCTGACAAAATCCGTTCTGGGTATCACGCAAGATGCCAGTGGCGCATTTCGGGCCTACCGACTCGACCGCCTGCCTCCCGAGGTCATCCAGCTAGCCAAGTCGAGGAACTATGCATTCTTCTTTGAAAGTCTCTACATCATCAGCAGGAATGGCTTTGAGATCGGCGAGGTGCCAATCACATTGCCTGCGAGAACTTACGGGCACTCTAAAATGGCATTGGGTGATGCGTTTCGAAGCGCCTGTCACATCTTCAGTATTGCGCTCCAAAACATCCGCAGGCCGGAGCAGTTTCTGCTGCCCAGCCGTCATCTGCGCATTGATTCTGGTTTGCAGGACCCGCAGGATTGGGACTCCTATTGGAATCATTCCGGCGAGACTGGCAATCCTGTGTATGAAATCATCGCCGGGATATACAGGCGGGCAGTGATCAAACGAAACCTCGAAAGCGCCGTGCACCGCCACTTCAAAGAGGGCTCCAGCTTGCTGCATGCCGGCTGTGGCAGTGGCCAGGTGGATGTGGTACTTCAACGGGTAATGGAACTTACCGCAGTGGATATTTCCACGGGTGCGCTCGCTCTTTACGCACGCAACAATCACCACGCTGCGGCCATCCAACATGGCACCATTTTTCAGCTTCCGTTTGCGGAAGCCACTTTTGACGGTGTTTACAATCTCGGCGTGATGGAGCACTTCACCTCGGAAGAGATTCAGGCTATCCTGACCGAGTTTCACCGTGTGCTTAAACCGGGTGGCAAAGTGCTGCTCTTCTGGCCACACGCGAAAGCCACTAGCGTCCTGGTGCTTCGAATATGCCATGTGTTCATGAAATCCGCACTCAAGAGTGACAAGCAGCTTCACCCGCCGGAGATTTCTCACATGCATTCCAGGCAACACGCGGAAGGTATCTTGTCCAACGCCGGGTTCAAACTGGTTGATTACTCTTTTGGAATGCAGGATTTCTTCGTTCAGGCAATCGTTGTCGGCATGAAATAGGCGCTGATGACACGCTGGGAAGCATACAAGTTTCCTCCCCTTTTTTAACATACCCTCCCCAATCATGAATTTCGGAAACATCGCTTACGCCTTCAGCAAAAGAGTGCATTCGCTGCTGCTGGCCGGCATTCGGATTAGAAATTTTTTCTTAGGAAAATCCGATCCACGGAAACGCTTCCATGCGGAGTTCTTCACCGACAAATACATCCGAAAAAACTTTTTCCCGGACTTCACTTATCACGGCTGCATGGTCGAGGTGGGTTGTGCCACACCTGAGTTGCTGAGCATGAGCCAGCACTTTCGAGAGACTGGCTGGCGTTGCATAGGCGTGGAACCCAATCCCCAGTTCGTCAGTCTGCACAAGGCGCGGGGCAATGAGATTCTCGAGTATGCTGCCTCAGATTTCGAAGCGGACGATGTCGAATTCACCGTGGCGCAGTCGAATGCCGAGTATTCGGACACCGATCTCTCGGCGCACTCCTTTTCATCGCTCAAGATCAAACCTGAATTCATGGGTTACAAAAACGGCGTAGTGAAAAATTACGCTCTCACACCGATCAAAGTTCAGGTGAGAAAGCTCGATAACATACTAGCCCTGCATTGTGCGGAGGTGTCCCGTGTGGACATATTGAGCGTGGATGTGGAAGGATATGAACTGGAAGTCATGAAGGGCTTTTCGCCAGCCAAGTATGGCGTGAGACTCATCGTACTGGAAAACCTGTTCCACAGCCCCGAGTACACGCAGTACATGGAAAGCATCGGCTACAAGCTGCATTCCAAGATCATGTACAACTACATGTACGTGCCAGCGGAGAGCATATCCGGTCCTGAGGAAAATGCCCCTGTTGGCGATGAAAGAAGCTCTGCTGTTGGCGGGACTTCCTCCTCCAGCCTAGGGAAGGCTGCTCCCCTAGGTGCAGCGGACGATCGGCGGACTGCTTCGGCATCACCATTTGCGGCGGAAGGCGGCCTGCATTGCATCATCTGGCTGTTGCTGGCGGGCTTGTTCTGCCACGGACTGTTGCTCACCAATGATGGAGTGACGTGGGACGGTTGGTATGTCCGTGCTTGGTTGCTCGAGAAGTACTGGCGGGAGATGTATGATTTCTTCGCCTCCGTCGGACTGCCTGCCTACGCTTGGCTGAACCATCTCTTTGCCTATGCGGGGGACATTACTGGTGCGTTTATGGTCGTCACCTTGGCCTGCTTGATGATTCAGCCTCCCTGTGTCTATGCGCTGGCCCGGCGCATGGGGGGAATGAACTCGGGCGAGGCGTTTTGCCTCGCGTTACTGTACGCCACCATGCCGTTGTTTACGGCAGCTCAGGAGTTGGTAATGCTTTATTTTGTCATCACTCATTCCTTTTTTTTGCTGGCCTGCTTGGTTGCTGCGTGGGCAACGGATGAGGCTGGTTGGAGGCGCTGGCCGTTACACGCATTTGCTGTCGCGGCCTTCATGGCGAGCTTCTTGAACGCCGCTTTGCTGGTGTTTTACGGCGGCTTTTTCGTCCTCCTCTTCGTCCAGTGGCGTCGTGGCAGGGCCGGTGAGATCGGGCGTGACGCCTTGCGATTTGTCTTGCGGTATGCCGTCTATTTCATCCTGCCTCCGCTAGCCTGGTGGCTGCGTCAAAAGCTGGCACCACAGCACGGCTGGTATGAGCACTACAACAACCCGCTGGAAAATTTCGCGACTATCCTGCCCTCGTTCATATCCTTCTTCAAAAAGTTGATACCTTTTCACATTAAGAACGTGACGATTTGGATATTTCTGAATCTGGGCTTTTGCATCCCTTTGGTTCTGCTTGTCCGATGGATAGCGCGGCGTGGAACAGACGCTTGGCGGATGACTTGCAGCCAGGTGAAAACGCGCCCTCTAATGCAATATGGCGCACTGCTGCTCTTCCTGGCCATCTTTCCGTTCGCTGCGACTGGGAAGGCCTTTGCCTCGCGGCCTGTGGGTGATCCTAGCCGGTATGCGATCCTTCTCGGCCTGCCTGTGTCCATATTGATCTTTGGCGCGCTGAGGCACGCCTTGTATCGCAAGCCGGAGACCGGTGCGCGCTGGTTAGGCCCCGTGTGTGCCGCAGTATCGATCATCCTGGGCATTCAGATTTCACGCGTTTATCTCAAAGAGCGCGCCGTTTGGATCATGAGCCGCTCCATCCTGCACAACGCGCTGCACAACGATGAGATCAAGAAAAGCTCCATCATAATGATGCCTGATTCGCCGCTCTCTGCCCAGATCGTGTATGGCACTTACGCCTTCGGGACTGCTTTTGGCTCACGCGACCGGTTGGTGACCTGGGTGATGCCGGCCAATAAAAAGGAGTTCACGCCCTCAGAAATCGCCTACTTGATTCAATGCACGACGTTGCTACCCAACAGTTTCAACAACATCAATCCGGCAGGCAAGCAGATTCATCTAAAGGTCACGAGCCTGCGCGATTGCGCCGGGGACTGGTCGCTCGCAATGAATTATCTAAAGTGGAGATTGTTTGGCAGCGCACAGGACATGGATATGTTTCTCTCCAGTCTGACGCGGCTTGAAACGCGGCTGATGCGCCCGGCCACTACGATGAAAAATCTGCCGCTTGCGTCTCGTGAATCGACTTCGCCAGCGCCAGTCATGGCAGGAGCCGTCTTCACGAATTCCGTCGGCATGCGCATGATGCCGGTGCCCGGCCTCGGCTGGGCGGCGCGGACGGAAACGAGGCAAGCTGAGTTTGAGCAGCTCATGGGGGCAAATCCCAGTTTTTTCAAAGCCCCCTCGTTGCCCGTTGAACGCGTCACCTGGGATGACGCGGTGAAGTTCTGCCGCCTTCTATCGGAAGCGGAAGCACGAGCGGGCAGACTGCCGGACGGAATGACCTACCGTCTGCCCACTTTGGCCGAGTTCGAAAAGCTGTCCGCAGGCACGGATGCCTCTCAGGCCGTTCTAGCCGACAAAACGATCTACTGGCAGCCGGAGGCCGCTGGTTCTCGTGCTCCGAATGCCCTGGGACTCTGCGATCTAATCGGGAATGTCTGGGAATGGACTGATGATTGGGGAGACAAAAGGAAACTGTTCAAGATGGCGGCGGGGGGGGGCTTTGAAAACAACTCCGCCGAACTGGAGCCACATCACAAACCTTCTGTCGAACAATATGCCCCCGGGGGCTTTGTGGAGCGCCTTCGGGGACCCATTCGCATAGATTATCCAGATCAGGCAGCCTGGAACCGAGGTTTCCGGTGTGTGCTGGGCCGGACCCTGTAAATCAACATTGCTCTCTAAGCCCATTGGCTCTTCCCATGAACATCCGAAAAAGAACCGTCTGCAGACTCTGTGACTCACCCGCTGTCGAACTTGTCTGCCCGCTCAAGCCCACACCCATTGCCGAAAAGTACCGCGCCACACTTGAGGATGCCCAGCAGATTCCATCTGTGTCCCTCGACATGTACCGCTGCACATCCTGCGGTCATGTGCAGCTCCTGGACCTAGTGGATTCCAGCTTCCTTTTCGATGCGGACTACACCTACCGCTCTGGCCAGACAAGGGGCATCATCGAGCACTTCCAGAAGTATGCAGGAGACGCTTGGAACCGTCTTGGATTAAAGGCTGGGGATCTCGTCGCCGAGGTCGGTAGCAACGACGGAACACTGCTTTCCGAATTCAAAGCACGCGGCGCACGTGTCATCGGCGTCGATCCGGCCTGCACGATCGCCCAGGAAGCGATCTCACGGGGCGTCGAGACGATCACCGGCTTCTTCACTCCTGAGGTGGCGGTGCAGATCAAGGCCAAGCATGGTAACGCCAAGCTCGTGGTGGCCAACAATGTCTTCGCACATGCCGACGACCTGCAAAGCATCGCCTATGGTATCTCGCAGCTCCTTGCCGAGGACGGCGTGTTCATGTTTGAGGTCAGCTATGTGAAAGATGTGCTCGATCACTGCCTGCTGGGGACGATTTTCCACGAGCACTTCTCGTACCATGCCGTCAAGCCTATGCAGACCTTCCTGCGCCGATATGGCATGGAGCTTTTCCACGTCGAGCGAAACACCATTCAGGGCGGTTCCATCGTCATGAGCGCTCGTGCAGCCACCGCGCCGCATACCACGGATGCCTCGCTCACCGAGATCCTGGCGATGGAGGAAAGCACCGGGCTGAACAGCCGCTCCGCGCTGGAAGGCTTTGCTGAAAAACTGCGCAAGCTGGAGGAGCAGACCATTGAATTCGTCCGCCGTGTAAAGAAGGAGGGCAAAACCATCGCCGGTTTCGGTGCCGCTCGCAGTGGTACCACCTTGATCGCCCAGCTTGAGATTGGTGATGTGATCGACTGCATCTTTGACGACCATCCGGACAAAGCGGGCAAGTACAGCGCTGGCTTTGGCATCCCGGTTTACAAGACCTCGGAGATCGCCACCCGGAAGCCTGATTTCATCATCATTCTTGCCTGGGTTTTCGCGAAGAAGATCATGGCCTCCAATCCGGCCTACACGGAAGGAGGCGGCCAATGGGTCACCTGCGTTCCTGAGCTGCAAATCAATCCCGTATGAGTTCGCCAGCCTGCCGAGTTCCGCACTGTGGAGGAGCGCTCCAGACCCTTTTGGAGACCGGAGAGCATCCAGTCTCCAATGGTTACATACGCGAGGGTGGAAACGCCTTGCGCAAGCCTCTGACGCTCGCCCGT is part of the Verrucomicrobiaceae bacterium genome and harbors:
- a CDS encoding glycosyltransferase gives rise to the protein MPKILIFVPTYNERENAPLMAQQLSELRLDADILFVDDSSPDGTGEMLESLKPEIPRLVVHHRSGKLGIGSAHAKAISWAFAQSYEILVTMDCDFTHSPSDIPAMLEKAQSCDLAVGSRWARKDSLPGWNFFRRIMTRLGHFLTKSVLGITQDASGAFRAYRLDRLPPEVIQLAKSRNYAFFFESLYIISRNGFEIGEVPITLPARTYGHSKMALGDAFRSACHIFSIALQNIRRPEQFLLPSRHLRIDSGLQDPQDWDSYWNHSGETGNPVYEIIAGIYRRAVIKRNLESAVHRHFKEGSSLLHAGCGSGQVDVVLQRVMELTAVDISTGALALYARNNHHAAAIQHGTIFQLPFAEATFDGVYNLGVMEHFTSEEIQAILTEFHRVLKPGGKVLLFWPHAKATSVLVLRICHVFMKSALKSDKQLHPPEISHMHSRQHAEGILSNAGFKLVDYSFGMQDFFVQAIVVGMK
- a CDS encoding FkbM family methyltransferase → MNFGNIAYAFSKRVHSLLLAGIRIRNFFLGKSDPRKRFHAEFFTDKYIRKNFFPDFTYHGCMVEVGCATPELLSMSQHFRETGWRCIGVEPNPQFVSLHKARGNEILEYAASDFEADDVEFTVAQSNAEYSDTDLSAHSFSSLKIKPEFMGYKNGVVKNYALTPIKVQVRKLDNILALHCAEVSRVDILSVDVEGYELEVMKGFSPAKYGVRLIVLENLFHSPEYTQYMESIGYKLHSKIMYNYMYVPAESISGPEENAPVGDERSSAVGGTSSSSLGKAAPLGAADDRRTASASPFAAEGGLHCIIWLLLAGLFCHGLLLTNDGVTWDGWYVRAWLLEKYWREMYDFFASVGLPAYAWLNHLFAYAGDITGAFMVVTLACLMIQPPCVYALARRMGGMNSGEAFCLALLYATMPLFTAAQELVMLYFVITHSFFLLACLVAAWATDEAGWRRWPLHAFAVAAFMASFLNAALLVFYGGFFVLLFVQWRRGRAGEIGRDALRFVLRYAVYFILPPLAWWLRQKLAPQHGWYEHYNNPLENFATILPSFISFFKKLIPFHIKNVTIWIFLNLGFCIPLVLLVRWIARRGTDAWRMTCSQVKTRPLMQYGALLLFLAIFPFAATGKAFASRPVGDPSRYAILLGLPVSILIFGALRHALYRKPETGARWLGPVCAAVSIILGIQISRVYLKERAVWIMSRSILHNALHNDEIKKSSIIMMPDSPLSAQIVYGTYAFGTAFGSRDRLVTWVMPANKKEFTPSEIAYLIQCTTLLPNSFNNINPAGKQIHLKVTSLRDCAGDWSLAMNYLKWRLFGSAQDMDMFLSSLTRLETRLMRPATTMKNLPLASRESTSPAPVMAGAVFTNSVGMRMMPVPGLGWAARTETRQAEFEQLMGANPSFFKAPSLPVERVTWDDAVKFCRLLSEAEARAGRLPDGMTYRLPTLAEFEKLSAGTDASQAVLADKTIYWQPEAAGSRAPNALGLCDLIGNVWEWTDDWGDKRKLFKMAAGGGFENNSAELEPHHKPSVEQYAPGGFVERLRGPIRIDYPDQAAWNRGFRCVLGRTL
- a CDS encoding methyltransferase domain-containing protein, producing the protein MNIRKRTVCRLCDSPAVELVCPLKPTPIAEKYRATLEDAQQIPSVSLDMYRCTSCGHVQLLDLVDSSFLFDADYTYRSGQTRGIIEHFQKYAGDAWNRLGLKAGDLVAEVGSNDGTLLSEFKARGARVIGVDPACTIAQEAISRGVETITGFFTPEVAVQIKAKHGNAKLVVANNVFAHADDLQSIAYGISQLLAEDGVFMFEVSYVKDVLDHCLLGTIFHEHFSYHAVKPMQTFLRRYGMELFHVERNTIQGGSIVMSARAATAPHTTDASLTEILAMEESTGLNSRSALEGFAEKLRKLEEQTIEFVRRVKKEGKTIAGFGAARSGTTLIAQLEIGDVIDCIFDDHPDKAGKYSAGFGIPVYKTSEIATRKPDFIIILAWVFAKKIMASNPAYTEGGGQWVTCVPELQINPV